cctaggaGCTGTGTCAAAGTAGGAAAAGCACCAAACTCCCTCCCAATTCAAGCTAGCTCACAGAACCCTGACATTCACCTGTGGGCCTGCCATTAATGCTGTGTGATATCAGACAAGTTACTTTCCCTCTCTGAGTGAGCCTCCAGAGTCTCCTCACTATAGGTCAACACTACCTGCCCCCTTGTGTAGAGTTCCTAATGAGACAAAGTCGGTTAGGCCTGGACTATGAAGAGTGTCTACTAAAAGGAGTTATTTTTGTTAACACAGCAATCTTTACTTGGGGTTGCCGGATAAAACACAGAGTGaccaattaaatttaaatatcccATAAATAgtgcatgtgatttttttttaagatctaaaGTCCTAAATATCTTATGCATAAGCTGACATCTTTTGGAGTTTCTTATTCATGTTTTGCTAAACCTAGAAACCCTACTTCAATGAGTCAGCACTGCACGACTGAAGTCCCGATAGTCACTGGGGAAACCAGCAAGATCTTATCAGCCTGAGCTGAAAACTGGCAAACACCTATTGTTCCCTGTTGAAAAAAAAGGATGTGTTGTAAAGATAGAAAGATTTCAGaggtgactgaacccaggccaGATCCACAGAAAACAAGAACCCTCTGCTACCGTCAGAACTTAGCAAGCAGTGAAGGCTCGGCATCTGACATGCACAGGGCCCTTAGCTGCATACACACTGAAGTAGCCACACAGCTAAGAGAGCGTCTGAAGGAAGCCTGCTTTCTCAAGTAGCCTGTGAAGTTCAGGGAGGCAGAGAACTACGCAACATACTGCAGGTGCTACTGTCTGTAGTAGCCTCTTCCTTCGCTTTACATCTCCCCCTGGACTGGCCTTCTCCCTACCCACTTGATTTTTCAAAGGCTTTGAGATTCTCAAGTAACCGAATTGTGAATTCAGATCTTTTCAAAATCTGGAGTGCTTGTGAGCTTCACAACTTCTCTGAGAGAGGAACAGAATAAGGATCAGTTagacccattttacagaggaagaCTGAGGCATTTGTAGAGCAAGTCATAGAATGGGAGACATGGTAGCTGTTTCCAGCCCAGACAAGAGGCTCGTGTTTACTTTTCCTCCCTCCACTACCCCTTCTCTGGGAGCACTGCAGTAATGGTCTAGGGGGAGGAgccctctgcctgctctgccacTTGCTCTCTCCACCAGTTGCCAAAGGAAGCATTTCCCCCAAGTCCAGAGTGCTGGAGGGAGCATCCAAGCAGGCCAAATGCCACGCCTTGCCTCCACCTCAAAAAACAGCCCGATCTCATCACACACTGGAGCACCCTCTATGACCAACGCAAAGAGCGGGAGTCAAAAAAGATGTTTTGGAGAAGAAGAAACCTTACAAGGTGTCTTTTGCCCATCTCCACACTCTTTGCGCCTTCCCAACTCCTCCAGGAAGAGCGGAAAAGAATCAGGACAGGGTGGGCCGGGAGTGGGACATCTCAGGTGCTAGAGGGGACCCTGTGATTCTGGATGGGCGACCCCATCAAGTGGGTATCACGGGCTCCTCGATGGGTCTCAGTCTTTCTCTGGTCTCACTGCTGAGGCTCTGTGGCAGAGAGAGAGCTATGatctgaggagggaggaaggggactaATGGCTGTCTGTGCCCTTTCTCGCACAGTTCCCAACTATCAAACCTACATGTCTCTATCAGCAAGTTGACTTTAAAGCCTAAGGTGGAACGCAGTTTGTTAGATGCCACCAAAGACCCCCTGAAGTGGCAAAGACTAAAGGTTAGGATCGTGGTGGGATGAGGAATGTGGACACTCCCTTCCTGAGAATACCTTGAACTTGTTGCCTTGGGTTCAGACTACTTACCTGTCAACCCTGGTACTTCCctgaaaagaacagaaggaagggaaATTGGGGATCAGTTGACTGGACTCTATGGTTACTCAAGTTCTATGGGGTTTTTTCTTCCATTCAACTGGACCACCTTGGATGAGCAGGAACTTACCAACAGCTTGAACTCTCCACAAGAGGATGAGCAGTGCTATGCAGCCTATGTGAGGAGCATGggcattgggggggggggggcaattgGAGGGGCAACTTCAGGGGGCAATACTGAAATGGAAAAGGGAAACAAGCTAGAGGTGGCTGGTAGGGGGCAGGGGCAGCCCAGGTTTAAAAATCTAACTATCTACAGAATACGATAACTCTTGAGCTGGTGTCCAggtctctttcctctcctccattcTTCTTCCTGCAGGCTTTAGGGAGCCTGGGCGTCAACAAGAAGTTTGTCATGGAATCACTGAAGCAGGCGGTGAGTCTGGGGTCTGCATGGAGTCCAGGGAATGAGAAAAGAGGGTCTGAAGTATGTTGAGTGTAGGAGCATGGGCACAGGACAaggcctttcttcttttttcttgtgtgtatttatgtgtttatgttgttgttattgttgttttgaaacagatttCTTTATTATGTGGTCCAGGTTTTAAATTCATGGAAAATCCTTCTGCCTGTTGACCCCACGTGTTGAAACTATAGACATGAGTCACGAAACCCAGCCTGAGCCCAATCATTACAGTCATACCTACAGTCTTACAGAACTCTCAGAGGAGTTAACAGTATCTCACAAATAGAAACTTTGAGAATCCAAGTGCTGGCCTAAGGCTACGTGCGTGACTACAATACTACACAGAGCTATGCACAGAAGCCTGACTCTCTGGCTTGGTGGTGTTCCCATTGCACCATCCTGCCTGTGTACTCTGTGTGAGCATAAACAAGTCACATTCTAgctctctgacttcttttttgtAGAAGTTACACTAAAACGATCCCAAAAGTTTCGACAATCGATCACATTAGGGTATGTTTTCACTATTTCCTTCTTAAATCAGGCTCGAACTGGTTCAGCAAAAGTGAAGGCCGAGATCTATAAAGCCCTAGCCATCCTAGGTATGTTCTCACCCTCTGTAGGGAGTTGGGGAGGTACAAAAGTAAAGCCACTTTGTTCTACAGGGTCTGGGAACTACCCTAGGCACTGCTGGGCAAAGGGAAGGTaggatgaaaaggaaaatagagtggagggacagagaaggcTCTAGAAGTTACATTCATGCTCAGGCAgctccctgatttagtgggaggATGGGACGTCCCGTCTTAAGAGCAAAGTGGTGTTCAACAGATTCTTACAGAGAGGAACAGTCCTTGAGGCCCTGCCCTAATCTGAACACACTCTCCTTGTCCAGGTTGCGTGGATAAGTCTGTGATCAAGGCTCTCACCAAACAGTTGATGGAACAAAAGGAAAGTCAAAGGTTGGAGACCCTGGTGGTGCTACGAGTAACGCTGAACGCCTGGGCTGCTGTGCCTAAGAGCAAGGTGATTGGGAGCAGAATCCATCGCTAGGGCAAAGAAGCTCGAGGCCACTGGTATTGTAGCTGGGAGTGTGGAAGAAGGTTCCCTAACTCTCAGACTTAACAGCAGACACTGTCCTTGTGGAGTTCCCTCTAAAGCTGAATGAAAGTACAGTGTTGTACCAGGCACTGCTGGTTCTTTAGGATATGTCAATAAACCAAACAGGCAAACTGTctttgatggggggagggggactcaCAAAACAATTTAATTACAAAAGTATATAGAATGTTAGAGGTCACAAGTATGAGGGAGCACCAAGATCACTGAGTAGGGAGGAGGATGGGTTGTAATCTAGACATGGTAGACAGGGAAGATCCAGTGTGAACAATATATTTGAACAAAGACACGAAGATAGATACCTGAAAGTGCTCCAGGCAGAAAGCCTGGTCAGCACAAAGGCAGAAACATGGTCGGCATGGCCAAAGACCAGCAAGAAAAGACAGTTGTTGAAGTGGAACAGAAtaagaaaaggaacaggaaatgAAGGTCTAGTCAAATAGGCTAACAGACTAGATCATATGTGGCTTGGTGGGCTTCTTAGGTACTTGGGCTCTTAATTCTATGTAAGAAACTTCAAGAGCTCTTAAattgtaattttcatttcaaaaagtTCACTCTAAAGAGGTATGACTTAGAGAGTAGATGACAGCAGAAAGTAAGGTGGGTCGTATGATGGCATCAGGCCTACTTTAGAGAGGAGGGTCGGAAGAAATATTCTAGAAAACATGAAGCCTGCGCCAGGTATGACAACACCACCCTGGCATCCCAGCTCTTGTGAGACTGAGGCAAGATAATCCCGAGTTTGAGATCAACTACAAaatgagatcctatttcaaaaaaaaaaaaaaggctagctGAAGACACAGTGCCTCCTGCCACTCATTTCACCTGTTTCCCTTTAAGAGGCCAAAATTCGGAAATGAGGAAAAGCTGGTGCCTTTGCTGCAGACTCTGATAGACAAGTCACTGAATGAAGAAGAATCCTTAGAGGCAGCCCTGTGCTTGGGTTTCCTCAGGCCCAGCAACAGCATGGTCCAACAGTTCTTGATACAATGTCTGTGCCAAGGGTCCATGCGCCAGAGGATGAAGGTATGAGAGGCAGAAGCCAGGATCTGTGGGATGGGATGTAGTCGGCAGTGGTCAGCGTTGACTTGGTATGAGAGGCAGAAGCCAGGATCTATGGGATGTAGTTGGCAGTGGTCAGCATTGACTTGGTATGAGAGGCAGAAGCCGGGATCTATGGGATGGGATGTAGTCGGCAGTTGGCAGCGTTGACTTGGGCTAGAGTACACTCCTACCATCACATCCCAAAGAAAGCAAGCTTCATCTGTGCAGAGCAGAGTTCTCCTGTGTTTATGAGTATATGGACACACAACTAGAGGGGATATGGACAGATACATGTGCACGTGTACATTTATTTGGTACACTGTTCAtctgtttatgtgtgcacacatccacTTGTGCTCTCATTCAAAAGgccaagaggcagaaggaagcaccCCATTTCCCAGTGAGTTTTAGGCCTAGCCCTTGAGTCTGCTTAGCCATCAACACCCCTCTGGGTACACCAATATTCCATGCTCCTCCTCACCCTTCACAGGCACTGAGGATGCTGGTCAAGATGATGAACGTTCACTCAGCTGCTATCACCAGGGCCATTCTGGATCAGCTACACTCTAACGTCATTGACGTGAGCTCTAGGCTACCTTCCTTAGCACTAGAGGAGGGGAAAACACACTCTTTCAcacctccctgtcccttcccttaGGATCGCTTGGAAGCCACCCAGATGCTCAAGACCATTGGGCTGGAGAAGATCCAGGCACAGGGACTGGAGGAACTCACATTTGACCTGCTCAAGAAGAAAATGCACAATGAACCCTTCCAAGTAAGATCCTAGTTCCCAGCCCCAATCGTTCTCATCTTCATTCTCTTGAGGTAGGGATTCCCAACAAACCCTGCTCTCATACAAAACTGGTTTTACCCTTCCCTCTCATACAGACGACTCTTTCAATCTACCTGTCTTTGGCTAAGCAGTTCCTCAGCACAAAAACGCCACCCAAACCGCTCCCTGCTACTCAttgcttccccttccttcctattAAAATGCTATTGCTAGTCCAAGCCCAGTGTGGgagtacatgcttgtaatcccagcactagcaAGGTAGAATCAGATGATCAGAATTCAAAGTCAGTCTCAGGAACAAGTCTGAGGAACCTGTGGGCAACAGGAGATGTGATGGGTAGGGACAGTCCGAACAGCATGTCCTATTctgcctttctccacatccccttgCACTTGACTTTACAGAACTGCAGCCTTCCCATATTGTTCTAAAATGCAGGTTGTCTCATCTCTTTTTAACGCTTCCCAGAGGTTTTCAGTGCCTTCGGGCTGCCTTACTTTGTGTCCCATCTCAAGCCCTGTTTACCTCTTCAGTGTTTTCCCTCCAGTGCTAAGGACCAACCCAGACCCTGGTGGAGAGTAGGCCcatgctctgccactgaactcTACAAGTGCCGGCCTTGGTTCTTTGAAGACTCGCTGTAGcccggctggcctcaaactcacaatcgtcctctctctgtctcccaagtgccaggattacagatgtgcaccaccctGCCCAGAACCTGTCCAGCTTTACTTCTCATAGCTATACCAGCTGCAATTAGGGTGGCCATATCCTGATGTTCCTGTAAAACTACTGAGTACATTTGAAAAGCCCCAGTCCGACAACCTCAGTAAATGAACTGTTCCTTTCAtccttccactcctccttcaACTATGAGCTGGGTCATTCCTTCCTCCAGGAAAACATCCCAGAACCCAAGACTGAATAAGGAAAGCCTGCATACGTTCCCAGTGCTGTAACTGCCTTTGCTCAAATGCTCCACCTGTGGGGCTGTAACAAACCCTGAGTGTTTATTAAGGGTGTGAGGAGCACTGCCGTGGTGCACCCTGTACTCCCTCTCTGTTGTTGCACTCTGCAGGTGATGAGGCAGGCGGTGTCTGAAACAGTGGATGTGCTCAAGATGAAGCCTTTAATAATGAAACTAATGGAGGAGTGAGTTGAACTAGAATGGGCTAGAAGGCAACAGTGGGGTTGGCTGAGATCCTTGTCTGTGGGGCAGGTCATTCTGACTCTGGGTTTATCTGTGGTGGAGTgggggttgtttgttgtttttcaaaaccACTCAGGGTTGCTATAAAATGTCACTAAAACCCCAAAGGAACTTTCAGAAAGCATCAAGTTCTAGCGATAATCAAACCCTGACCCATCATCTCAGTGTTTCAGGGCAAACTATAGTATCCGTCCGCCAGCTTCTCTGACTTAAGAAACCAGAGAGGGAAATGAAATTAACAGTAGTCCGTCATGCCCGACTCACTCTGGGCTGAGATGTAGCCAGCCTCCCTCCCACTGAACAACATATTCCCTTCTACACAGGCAACTGATGAGCCCAGATGTCACTGAGCGCCAAGAAGCAATCATCTCTTTGGTAAGCTGGGCAGTTTTTCTGACTCAATTCCTTGAGATGTCTGAATGGCAAGTAAACGACCTGTAGTTTGGGAAGGTTATTTACTTTAGAATTCTAGTCCTATTGAAAGTCCAAACCTTGGGATAAGTAGGATATGTGACAGATGGGTATGAAAGATGCTATTAGATATTACAAAAAGGTCTCTGATAAATATTGGGAACTAGACCCCCAAATGGCAAGGAAAGAAGCCTAGGTCATAGGGTCATCTcaaagggaggatgggagaggctGGGGATTTTACCTTCCTGGGGCTGGCGACTTAGGCAGTTACTCATTCTCTGTCCAGGGTGCCCTGGGGTTCCGCAACGAACAGGTGTTCCATTTGCTGCTGGACATGCTAGATGCAGATGAGACCAAGACCGTGAAGAAGAGCGTAAGACATTCctgtcctgtctccctcccagccccctcttctcctccataTTCCTCCTATTCATCTTACTATTTGTTCAGAGTCAACAATGGGGAATTGGGGCAAAAGTCCTCAGACACTGTCCCTTGGCTTGATTCCTTGGAGCCATAGTTACCACTCCAGaacttttcttttcccagttaCTTCCTTTCCCAGCCTGAGCACAAAATGAGCCGGCACCATGATCCTTGTTTTTATGCAGATACAAGAAACACTACTTACTTGGGCCTCAAGAAATCCATGGATCCGAAACAAGCTGACCAACAAGGTTTTCTTTGTGTACGACGTACCGAAGACTGTGACGGTAGAGCCTACGAGGTTCCAGAAGAAGCCAGAGAGCCTAGACAACTTGTGTATCACAGACTTTCGACAGGTTAAGCTGAGCACTTTGTCTATAGCCAAGTCCTGCAACAAGCTAGGGGAAAAGCTAGAGGCACCTGCTTTCTCATTCTatttctccaaaccaaaaaaggaGATGCCAAAGGCCACAGGGCCTTGGGAACCAAAAATCAGGCAACAACTCCGGAGCTTGGTGTTGTCTGAAAATAGGTTTGTTTCTGGGGTCTAATTCCAACTCTTTCCTTCAGGATGGTTTCCTGAGGAGacaattcatttttctcctttatgaATGAATACTTGTCACTTTACCTAGTTTCCGAATCCCCATTGTTGTTCACTCCCCTGAGGCTGCACACTGGAACAGATTCCTTCCCATGGTTAGTTGTTCTTTCTATGCAGTTATATTTCCTTTCATCAAAGCAAAGCAGGAAGGGTAGAGCCAAAGGTTCTCTCTCTGTGACTAGCTTTCCTCCTGTTCTAGCTtcattctgctgctgtgacaaataccATTATTAGAAACAACTTAggagagggaaggatttatttgacttttacttccaggtcacagtaccattactgagggaagtcaatGCATGAATTtgaaggcaggagcctggaggcatgAACTTTGTAGGATCACTACTTGGTGGCTTATGCTCAGCTAGCTTCCTTATGTATCCACGggataccacccacagtggactgggccctacTATATCAATTTGCAATCCAGACACTCtcccatagacatgcccacaggccaatcagaGCTAGACAATGCCATAAttaaagtttcctcttcccaggagactctagattgtatcaagttgacaataaaccaaccaaacaaacaaccaaacaaataataAGACACATCCCTAAATCAAGTCCCTTACTAGTGCCCAGAATCTAGGAACAAAATAGAGatctggtcctgccaagactgggcAGTTTGCTTCTTAGGTAATTTCCATACTTTGTCCCCTACTTCATTTATCTCTCTAAATtggtaatgataataataataataataataataataataataataataataataattttaaattccaATTATTTAGTCATTTGTTTGAGTACATATATCTGTATGCACATGAATCCATACACCACAGTACAACTGGGAAAAGTCCATTCCCTCCATACATTCTGTGTTCCAGGCATCttactcaggttatcaggcttggagaagaaaaaaaaagtatgcctGTATCTACTGTATCTACTGTATGTAGGTTCAGTCTTGCTGgccttttaaaaagatctttttgagacagtgtctagCTTTGTTTCCTAGACTAGTATGGATACTAAACTTTAGTCAGAGCAAATCAAACTTTCTGCTGCCTACCTACATCAGCCATTCACTTGGAAAGACCCCATTAACTTTGTAAAATTGTCTtagtttttctcttatttctagTGGCATCTGAACTTCCCTCTGTCAACAAAGCCTACTAACCCATCTCAACAAGCTATTAAAGGCTGCCAGTGTTATgcatacccataatcccagcatctgggaggcttGCAAGAGCAGTGTGTCAGTCTGGGCCATATACTGagggctttatttttattttaaaatttaaccaCAGGTCCGCTGTAAGAGCAACAAGGCTCCTACCTATGATCCACCTCCATAGCTCTATACAGTGAATTTAAtgccagcctgaactatacacaaggggggagggaaggaacgggcaagaaaggaagggaggaagaagaaggaggatgaaGAAATGAAGCCAAGGGTAGAGTAGCTGGCTGGGGTGTAGGACCTTTGGAGAAACACTGATTTTCCTAAGTGCAGTATACTGGTGACAATGGAAAGAATAAATCACTTTAAGAGCTTATCAAGTGATCAAGGCAAGATTTCAGACATGCACAGATGAAGAAGTGGGGCTTATAGATCCCCTTTGCTATTAGAGGGAGCAACAGATATCCCATTTCAAAGATTTCTTATAGAGGGGTGCCTTCCATTTTGAACCAGTTCTAATAGACCTTGATGGTTGGGTGGGCATCTTGGGACTCTAAGAGGTAAAGTCAAGGCTCTGACTCACTGCTGATAGATCAGATGGTAGGTTCGGTATGAAGCTAGCCACTTCAGTTCAGTGCTGTCAAGTCTTCTGCTGAGGATTGATGCAATTAGGATTGAGATGCTGCCAACCCAGAGACTGGTAGATGTCTCTGAAGACACCATGGATATGGACCAAAAGGGGATGGAGATCTGGGCAGGGTTTTACACAAATTGAAAGCTTAAACAATAGTTAAAAGTAATGTTTCTGCCTGTAGGCTATTGAAACCCAGGGAAATATGAATGGCATTGCACATTCTCCCAAAACGGCAACAG
The genomic region above belongs to Rattus rattus isolate New Zealand chromosome 9, Rrattus_CSIRO_v1, whole genome shotgun sequence and contains:
- the Heatr9 gene encoding protein HEATR9, which encodes MGHEKQADFSQFPKPMFNYRWLDYRNRNKKFRKAMAPVHLPLSCYKLPKEAFPPSPECWREHPSRPNATPCLHLKKQPDLITHWSTLYDQRKERESKKMFWRRRNLTRWRKGTNGCLCPFSHSSQLSNLHVSISKLTLKPKVERSLLDATKDPLKWQRLKELTNSLNSPQEDEQCYAAYALGSLGVNKKFVMESLKQAARTGSAKVKAEIYKALAILGCVDKSVIKALTKQLMEQKESQRLETLVVLRVTLNAWAAVPKSKRPKFGNEEKLVPLLQTLIDKSLNEEESLEAALCLGFLRPSNSMVQQFLIQCLCQGSMRQRMKALRMLVKMMNVHSAAITRAILDQLHSNVIDDRLEATQMLKTIGLEKIQAQGLEELTFDLLKKKMHNEPFQVMRQAVSETVDVLKMKPLIMKLMEEQLMSPDVTERQEAIISLGALGFRNEQVFHLLLDMLDADETKTVKKSIQETLLTWASRNPWIRNKLTNKVFFVYDVPKTVTVEPTRFQKKPESLDNLCITDFRQVKLSTLSIAKSCNKLGEKLEAPAFSFYFSKPKKEMPKATGPWEPKIRQQLRSLVLSENRFVSGV